From the genome of Bacteroidota bacterium, one region includes:
- a CDS encoding EVE domain-containing protein has protein sequence MNFWLVKSEPDVFSIDDLANSPLQTTCWDGVRNYQARNFLRDSMKNGDKVLFYHSSTDPTGVAGWCEVVREGYPDTSAFDPNSNYFDPDSTPDKPVWIMVDIKLVEKFPRLVTLQEIKENPALKDILLIKRGNRLSVFPVKEEEFNEIIRMRRN, from the coding sequence ATGAACTTCTGGCTTGTAAAATCTGAACCTGATGTCTTTTCCATTGATGATCTCGCTAATTCACCTCTTCAGACAACCTGCTGGGACGGGGTTCGCAACTATCAGGCGAGAAACTTTCTCCGTGACTCGATGAAAAATGGTGACAAGGTGCTTTTTTACCACAGCAGCACAGACCCGACGGGTGTCGCCGGATGGTGTGAAGTGGTACGGGAAGGATACCCCGACACTTCCGCCTTCGATCCAAATTCAAATTATTTTGACCCGGATTCAACGCCCGATAAACCTGTCTGGATAATGGTCGACATTAAACTGGTTGAGAAATTTCCCCGGCTTGTCACACTTCAGGAGATAAAGGAAAACCCTGCTTTAAAGGATATCCTTTTAATCAAAAGAGGGAACAGGTTGTCAGTCTTCCCCGTAAAAGAGGAAGAGTTTAATGAAATTATTAGAATGAGAAGGAATTAA
- a CDS encoding DUF1579 domain-containing protein — protein sequence MKYDKLLFLLILFASTAFSQSNKWTTLEELTLVQKEHEKLSLFEGEWDVQIEFFFDTEGEKSLKGTGECRNQIVLGGRFLESRSQNIAFGMSITSIAYLGYDVRLQKYTLYSMDELGNFAINAYGDFKKDDQKFIFEGSSMDYVTREDQMFRIIYDFEGDSLIKYEVDFLLPDRSYKSYINAEFRRKQ from the coding sequence ATGAAATACGACAAATTACTTTTCCTTTTAATATTGTTTGCATCGACGGCATTCTCACAATCCAATAAATGGACAACTCTTGAAGAACTGACCCTTGTTCAGAAAGAACATGAAAAACTCTCCCTTTTTGAAGGTGAGTGGGATGTGCAGATTGAATTTTTCTTCGACACAGAAGGAGAAAAATCACTTAAGGGGACAGGAGAATGCAGAAATCAGATTGTACTCGGTGGCAGATTTCTCGAATCCCGTTCACAAAACATCGCTTTTGGCATGTCAATAACTTCAATTGCTTACCTCGGTTACGATGTACGGCTTCAGAAATACACTCTCTACTCAATGGACGAACTCGGAAATTTCGCAATTAATGCTTACGGTGATTTCAAAAAAGATGATCAAAAATTCATCTTTGAAGGGAGCAGTATGGATTATGTAACCCGTGAAGATCAGATGTTTCGAATAATCTACGACTTTGAAGGTGATTCACTCATCAAATATGAAGTCGACTTTTTACTCCCGGATCGCTCGTATAAATCGTATATAAATGCCGAATTCAGGAGAAAACAATGA